tattaaataaaactattgTTATTGGGCCTGGGCTTTTGTTAAAGACAGGTTTGGGCTTGGTCCGGCCGCCTCCCGGGTTGTTTTCTGCtgcatcttttcttttatttatttaacaaggaagaagaaacaCACAAATCATTCTGTGCATGTCCCGTGTctttgaacaagaagaagagtTGCAGAGAGAAATAGTGACCGGACGATGGCTTTGAAGTTTTTGAACAAGAAGGGATGGCACACTGGGAGCCTTAGGAACATAGAGAACGTGTGGAAAGCTGAGCAGAAGCACGACGCCGAACAGAAGAAGTTGGAGGAGCTCCGCAAACAGATTCAAGATGAGCGTGAGCGTTCTGAGTTTCGTCTTCTCCAGGAGCAAGCTGGTCTTGTCCCGTAAGAATCTCCTTCTTTTTACATTTCTTCCTTTCAATTCACTAACTAATCAAAGTACTAGGGTTAGGGTTGGTAATTGATCGCTTATTCATTATTATTCAATCGTGCCAGCAAGCTGgtcctcttctttcttcaaattcaattcaaataaaatcaaccaaCCAACCAACCAATCGTACTACTGGGGTTAGTAGAATTAGGGTTAGGGTCTTATTACTTAATTGATGATTCAAATGTGGCAGGAAGCAGGAAAGGTTGGAATTTCTTTATGATTCGGGATTAGCAGTTGGCAAGACCAGTGGCAGTTCCAGCGGAGGGGGGGTTGGAGTTGCGTTCAAGGCTCTTGAAGAATCCATTCCCGGCAGCACCACcaccagcagcaacaacaacaacgcgCCATCCTCTTCTGCCCAGCAGTCGTCTGCCCCTGGAGCCTTATTCGAGGACAAGCCTCACTCTTCCAATGACGCTTGGAGGAAACTCCATTCCGATCCTCTCCTTTTGATTCGCCAGCGAGAACAAGAAGCCCTCGCCCGTGTCAAGAACAACCCCATTCAAATGGCCATGATTCGCAAATCTGTAAGCttccttctctgtttttttcccttttctctttttttgatGAATAACAATTTTCAATGAATGGCTTCCTTATCTTTGTTTTCTCCATCTATGTAATTGATCATGCATTCCCATTTTGTAATGTAGAACTGTCTGTTAGGTTTTGTGAAAATACGTTATTAGATATGAAATTGATGGTGAATAGCTAGTTCTATCAACTGTTAAACTTAAATCTCAAGGTAGTAGTACCTTTGGTACCATAGACGTATCCTTGGCTCATAACCTGGCGACATCAACATTCCCATCAGACATGcatactttcatttttttaatattggctGAAACATTTCTATTTACATGCTGAGGGGAAAGAAGATCAATATCATTGGAGAATCTCAAACTttttattgcaaataaccaGTTTTGTGCACTTGCTGAACCAATGATTACTTTTTTGTAGGTTGAAGCAAGTAAAGAGAGGGAGATGAACCATGATAGAAAGGAACACCAAAAGAAGCACAGTCATAGTAAAGGAAAGCATCACAAGCATTCATCGAAACTGCAATCTGATTCTGAAAATGTCAGTGGTGAAGGGGAAAGACGGAGAAAGACTAGTGATCACAAGCATTCATCTTCCAAACGACAATCTGATTCAGAAGATGTCAGAGTTGAAGgggaaaagaggagaaaaactaGTGATAGAAGGAGTTCAAAGTATGATGAGCATCATTATAAAGCACAAGTTGATTCAGATGGTGAGTCAAGtgaaagagaaaaacagagaggaagGAATAGCTATCGGGGTTCAAAATACAGAGAGCGATCTCCTCGTGGGTATTCACACCCAAAAGCTGGAAAAAATGATGGTCAGGATACTCACAGGAAGAATCATGGCAAGTCAATGAATGAGAGGTATTCATTGGAAGGCAGGACAGATTTTGATGCTGATAGAAAGGGAAGGGATGCAAACAGTTCTCGTGAAGCAAGGTCTTATGCTTCTTCCGAGTCCGTTCGCTATGATTCAAACTATAAACGCCGAAATGTCGCTTCTAAACTGACAGAAGAAGAGCGACTTGCTAAGCTACGGGAGATGCAAGTTGATGCTGAGTTGCATGAGGAGCAAAGATGGAAACGTTTGAGGAAGGCAGAGGAAGATGATGCACGAGAAGATACTCATGCAAGCATGTTGGGTGGCAGGAATTTCCTAGATGCTGCTCATAAAAGTGTTTATGGAGCTGAGAAGGGGGGGAGCTCAACCATTGAGGAGAGCGTCCGTCGTCGTGCACATTATTCACAAGGAAGGACTGAAGTGGGTGATGGCAATGCTTTTCGCCGATGAAGCACTTCAACCTTGGTTTTTGCCTTGTAGTTCCAGGTGTGTTCCTCACCTTTCAATGCATGTGCGCATGTTCCATAATATCGACCTCCCTCCCACCGACCTTTGTCAAACCGTCGTGTAAAAGTAAGTGATTGATTCAAATAgctattgatttgatgtatCTACTTGGAACTCAGCAACATCTTAAATGGTTGATATTATATCCAATTGTacactttattattttgaagattTTGTAGAATTCACTAAATTATCTGGAAAACAAAATGCTGCTTTGCGTGAGTTTCCAATCATGCATATACGATGTCTTGAACTCCCCTTATCTTTACCCTATGCGAATAGAATAATCAAACTACTgtgatgttatttgttttttgcacTCCCTGTTGAAAGATTAGACAACTCCTGCAAACTATAAAAGGGAAACAAAGTCCTATTTTCATTTTACACAACCTTTTAAGCTTTGTTTTTCAACCCAATGTACTTTTGACCATCAAATATCAGGCCCCTTTTGCTCTGAGCCTGTGATAGCTGTCGTTAGTCCTCCTATCTCAACCTTATTCAAACTTTAGAGTGCGCTTGGATTCCCAATATTTCATTTGACcctattgttttttgtttttgtttatgaaaCTCTTGAACCATTGAAAGAATATCCTGTGGCAGTCCTATTGCTCCTTTAGGATCaacggaaaaaaaattgttcttcaAATATAAAGCTCCCCCCCTAAAGTTACAGGATATTTTCAGTCAATTTTTCCTAAAATATAGctgaaataaaagatatttgtgCTTTTTATATCCTTGGTGCCTAACTGCCTATAGGAATTAGGGAGTGAATTGCTAACAAAAACTTGCATGATATAGAAGAGCATTCatcttgaaaaacaatcattggGATTGGTTGTAATGTTCATGTAGTAAATATAGGCAC
The Populus nigra chromosome 3, ddPopNigr1.1, whole genome shotgun sequence genome window above contains:
- the LOC133689248 gene encoding uncharacterized protein LOC133689248, translating into MALKFLNKKGWHTGSLRNIENVWKAEQKHDAEQKKLEELRKQIQDERERSEFRLLQEQAGLVPKQERLEFLYDSGLAVGKTSGSSSGGGVGVAFKALEESIPGSTTTSSNNNNAPSSSAQQSSAPGALFEDKPHSSNDAWRKLHSDPLLLIRQREQEALARVKNNPIQMAMIRKSVEASKEREMNHDRKEHQKKHSHSKGKHHKHSSKLQSDSENVSGEGERRRKTSDHKHSSSKRQSDSEDVRVEGEKRRKTSDRRSSKYDEHHYKAQVDSDGESSEREKQRGRNSYRGSKYRERSPRGYSHPKAGKNDGQDTHRKNHGKSMNERYSLEGRTDFDADRKGRDANSSREARSYASSESVRYDSNYKRRNVASKLTEEERLAKLREMQVDAELHEEQRWKRLRKAEEDDAREDTHASMLGGRNFLDAAHKSVYGAEKGGSSTIEESVRRRAHYSQGRTEVGDGNAFRR